The genomic region GGTCGATCCCGACGGGCTCCTCGGCGCCGTCCGCGAGGCGGCGCACCTCCCGCCCGAGCCCTGAGAGCCTGTGAAGAAATCCCCTCCCGTCGCCGCGGCGAACGATCCGCATCGCATCGCGGCGTTGCTCCTCTCTCACATACCTTCGGTATGCTCGCTCGTCGCGCCTTGCGCTGCTCGCTATCGCTCGCCTGGCTCGGTCCGAGGATTCCCTCACAGGCTCTGACCCGGCGCCTGCTCGCCTTGACAGCCCACCGGGCCGACCCTACGTTGATTCCACAATCAGCGGAGGGTCGAGATGCCAGACAGCGTGCGGGACGTCTTCGAGCGGCACATGCCCGAGCGGCTCAAGAACAAGCCGGACGTGGTCGCCAAGATCAACGCCGTCTACCAGTTCAACATCTCCGGCCCGAGCGGCGGGGCGTGGGCGGTGGACTGCACCGCCCCCGGGGGCGCCATCTCGGCGGGGCAGGCGCCCGCCGCGAAGTGCACGGTGAACTGCTCCGACCAGGACTTCCTCAACATCGTGAACGGGAAGCTCAACCCCCAGATGGCCTTCATGTCCGGGAAGCTCAAGATCCAGGGCGACATGGGGCTCGCGATGAAGCTGCAGCAGATATTGACGTAGCGCAGAGGGGCCGCTCGCCGTGCCCCGCGACGCACCCCCTCCCCATCCCTCCCTGGCTCCGCGGGAAGAGGGAAGAGAAGCCCACCCTCCCCGCCGGGCGGGGAGGGCCGGGGAGGGGCCGTCAGGAGCACCGGGGCTCCCCCTCGCCGGCGTCCGCGTCCTCGACCTGACCCGGCTCCTCCCGGGCCCGTTCGCCACGCTCGTGCTCGCCGACCTCGGCGCCGACGTGGTGAAGCTCGAGGACCCGGACGGCGGCGACTACCTGCGCGCGCTCCCTCCGCTCGCCGGCGCGGAGTCCGGCTATTTCCACGCCCTCAACCGGAACAAGCGGTCCCTCGCGCTCGATCTCGGGGCGCCCGGCGGCGCGGCCGCCTTCCTCAAGCTCGCGCGCACCTTCGACGTGGTCGTGGAGTCCTTCC from Anaeromyxobacter paludicola harbors:
- a CDS encoding SCP2 sterol-binding domain-containing protein; amino-acid sequence: MPDSVRDVFERHMPERLKNKPDVVAKINAVYQFNISGPSGGAWAVDCTAPGGAISAGQAPAAKCTVNCSDQDFLNIVNGKLNPQMAFMSGKLKIQGDMGLAMKLQQILT